CGGTGCAGCGCCTCGCGCACGAACGACGACGTGACTCCCGGCGCCAGGTCGGTGATCCGCGGCGCGAGCTGGCGGCCCAGCTGTCGGCCGACGTTGCGGGTCACTCCCATGCCCCGATCCTAGGTGGCGCTCGGTGCCCAGCCCCGGATCCACCACGGTCGACCGGGCCCGGTCGCGTAGCGTCGGTCGCGGAAGGTGTCGAACCAGCCTCCGGGCTCGGCCAGGGTCAGCCGCGAGTCGCCGTCGTCCACCGTCACCGCGAGCAGGTCGGCGCCGGCAGTGACGAACCCGGCCGTCGTGGCCACGACGGGCAGCCGACCACCGCGCCGCTCGATCCGGACCCGGACCGCGACGCGCGTGTAGGCCGAGAAGTCCCAGCCGGTCGAGAGCGTCTCGCTGATCTCGTGCAGTGGCGCCATGGCGTGGACGTCGCGACGGAGCACGAGCAGGTCCGGGGCAACCTGGTCCACCTCGTCCTCCTCGACGAAGGTCCGGCGCGCCAGCGCGTGGACCCGCACGGGGTCGTGGAGGAGCGCCTGTCCCGCTCGGACGGGCTCGCCGGCCAGGCCACCGGCCAGGACCCGGCGCGCGTGCCGCCGGGTCAGCCCGCTCCACCGACCGAGCGCGGCCTCGGCCTCCCGCGACGTCATCACGGACCTCACGCTAGGAGCGAGGGGGGTCGTCGCGCTCGCCCCAACCGGCGGCCTGTGGACAAGGATGTGGGCGTGGTGGCCCGCCGAGGGGATGCCCATGTCGAGCACTGAGGAGAGGGGTCCAGCTGGACCCCTCTCCCCAGTGGTCGCAAGGCCCGGGCCGGGGCCCGCGACGGTACGGTCGGCCGCATGCCCGTCGAGCCTCCGCCATCGCGCTGGCGGCTCGACCGGGCCCTCCACGACGAGGCCGGCGAGCCGCGCGCCGACCCCGAGGACGACCTGGTGGCCATGGGCGCTGACCTGGAGCCCGGCACGGTGCTGGCGGCGTACCGCAGCGGGTTGTTCCCCATGCCGGTCGGCGGGTGGCGCGACCCCATGGGCTGGTGGTCGCCCGTACGCCGGGGGGTGCTGCCGCTCGACGGGCTGGTGGTGTCGCGGTCGCTGCGCCGGGCCTGCCGCGACTACGAGGTGCGCGTCGACACCGCGTTCGACGAGGTGCTGGCGGCCTGTGCCGACCCGCGGCGTCCGCACGGCTGGATCGACAAGCGGATCATCCGGACCTACACGGCGCTGCACGAGCTGGGGTGGGCGCACTCGGTGGAGGTATGGCGCGACGGACGGCTGGAGGGCGGGCTCTACGGCCTGGCGATCGGCGGGCTGTTCGCGGGGGAGTCGATGTTCCACCGCGCCCGCGACGCCTCCAAGGTCGCGCTGGTCGGCCTCGTCGACGTGCTGCGCGACGAGCACGCCGACGCCCGGTTGATCGACGTGCAGTGGGCGACGCCGCACCTGGAGTCGCTCGGGGTCCGCGAGATCGGCCGCGAGGACTACCTGGCCCGGCTTCCCGCGCTGCTCGACGTACCCCTGCCGGCCGCGTGGCGGCCCGGTGCGGCGGGGGAGCGCTGACTCAGACGACCTGCGGCGGCGCGTCGCCCTCGGCGACCATCGGGCGCCGGGCGGCCTCCCACTCGAGCATCCCGCCGTCGAGGTTGACCACGTCGTAGCCCTGCTGGGCCAGCCAGGCGGTCGCCTGGCCCGAGCGGCCGCCGACCTTGCAGACCACGAGTGTCTGCCCGGCGGGCACCTCGTCGAGCCGCTGCGGCAGCTCGCCCAGCGGTACGTGCACAGCACCCTCGATGTGCCCGGCGTCCCACTCGAAGCCCTCGCGGACGTCGAGGACGGTGAGGTCCGCGGGGAGCGGGTCGGGCACGCCGGACAGGGCGACGGTGGGGACGTTCATGGGGTCGTGCCTATCACGGTGCCGGTGGCGGGTCGACGATCCGGCCGCCGAGCAGGTCGAGGAACTCGTCGGCCATCTCGACCTGGCGCACCAGCGTGAGGCGCCGTCGTACGGCGTCCTCGCGGACCTCGTCGAGGCGGGCACGGGCCTCCCGGGCGACCGCGGGGGTGACGTCGGCAGCGCCGAGGGTCTCCACGTCGGCCATGACCGCCTTCATCTCGTCGATGCTGAACCCCAGCGGCTTCATCCGCCGGATGACCAGGATCCGCTCGACGTCGTCCTCGGTGTAGAGGCGGAACCCGCCCTCGCTGCGCCCCGACGGGTGCAGGAGGCCGACCTCCTCCCAGTGCCGCAGGCTGCGCAGGGAGAGCTCGGTGCGCGCCGCGACCTCGCCGATGTGCATGACGGCCTCGTCGCCCACGGTGACTCGCCTCTCGTCGTCCTGGATCACAACTCTAACCTCACGTAAGGGTAGGGTTCCGGTGGCGCCGACCCACGGCGCCACCCACCCGAACGGAGCCCAGTGTCCACCACGCCGATCCCCGCCCCGGGGGCCAAGCCCCCGGTCGCCCCCGAGGCGTCGGTCCGCGCAGCGCTCCGCTCCCCCCGGCTGCTGCGCACCGAGGTCCTCGCCGGGCTCGTCGTCGCGCTCGCACTGATCCCCGAGGCGATCTCGTTCTCGATCATCGCCGGGGTCGACCCGCGCATCGGGCTGTTCGCCGCGTTCACGATGGCGGTGTCCATCTCGTTCCTCGGCGGGCGGCCGGCGATGATCTCGGCCGCGACCGGCGCCGTCGCCCTGGTCATCGCGCCGGTGATGCGCGACCACGGCTACGACTACCTCGTCGCCACGGTGCTGCTCGGCGGCGTGATCCAGGTCGGCCTCGGCCTGGGCGGGTTCGGCCGGCTGATGCGGTTCATCCCCCGCTCGGTGATGGTCGGGTTCGTCAACGCCCTGGCCATCCTGATCTTCCTGGCGCAGCTGCCCTACCTGGTCGACGTGCCGTGGCTGGTCTACCCGATGGTCGCCGTCGGCATCGCCGTCATGGTCGGCCTGCCGCGGGTCACCCGGGCCGTCCCGGCCCCGCTGGTCGCCATCGTCGCCCTGACCGGGTTCACCGTCCTGGCCGCGCTCAACGTGCCCGACGTGGGTGACGAGGGGGAGCTGCCCGACAGCCTGCCGTCGCTGTTCGTGCCCGACGTGCCCTTCGACCTCCACACGCTCGGGATCATCGCGCCGTACGCCGTCGCGATGGCCCTGGTCGGCCTGCTGGAGTCGCTGCTCACCGCCAAGCTGGTCGACGACATCACCGACACCCCCTCCGACAAGACCCGCGAGTCCTGGGGCCAGGGGGTCTCCAACGTCATCACCGGCCTCTTCGGCGGCATGGGCGGCTGCGCGATGATCGGCCAGACGATGATCAACGTGAAGGTGTCCGGTGCGCGCACCCGCATCTCGACGTTCCTCGCCGGGGTCTTCCTGTTGGTCCTCGTGGTCGGGTTCGGCGACGTCGTCGCCATCATCCCGATGGCTGCGCTGGTCGCGGTGATGATCATGGTCTCCGTCGGGACGTTCGACTGGCACTCGATCCAGCCCGCGA
The Nocardioides plantarum genome window above contains:
- the aat gene encoding leucyl/phenylalanyl-tRNA--protein transferase is translated as MPVEPPPSRWRLDRALHDEAGEPRADPEDDLVAMGADLEPGTVLAAYRSGLFPMPVGGWRDPMGWWSPVRRGVLPLDGLVVSRSLRRACRDYEVRVDTAFDEVLAACADPRRPHGWIDKRIIRTYTALHELGWAHSVEVWRDGRLEGGLYGLAIGGLFAGESMFHRARDASKVALVGLVDVLRDEHADARLIDVQWATPHLESLGVREIGREDYLARLPALLDVPLPAAWRPGAAGER
- a CDS encoding rhodanese-like domain-containing protein → MNVPTVALSGVPDPLPADLTVLDVREGFEWDAGHIEGAVHVPLGELPQRLDEVPAGQTLVVCKVGGRSGQATAWLAQQGYDVVNLDGGMLEWEAARRPMVAEGDAPPQVV
- a CDS encoding MerR family transcriptional regulator; this encodes MIQDDERRVTVGDEAVMHIGEVAARTELSLRSLRHWEEVGLLHPSGRSEGGFRLYTEDDVERILVIRRMKPLGFSIDEMKAVMADVETLGAADVTPAVAREARARLDEVREDAVRRRLTLVRQVEMADEFLDLLGGRIVDPPPAP
- a CDS encoding SulP family inorganic anion transporter, giving the protein MSTTPIPAPGAKPPVAPEASVRAALRSPRLLRTEVLAGLVVALALIPEAISFSIIAGVDPRIGLFAAFTMAVSISFLGGRPAMISAATGAVALVIAPVMRDHGYDYLVATVLLGGVIQVGLGLGGFGRLMRFIPRSVMVGFVNALAILIFLAQLPYLVDVPWLVYPMVAVGIAVMVGLPRVTRAVPAPLVAIVALTGFTVLAALNVPDVGDEGELPDSLPSLFVPDVPFDLHTLGIIAPYAVAMALVGLLESLLTAKLVDDITDTPSDKTRESWGQGVSNVITGLFGGMGGCAMIGQTMINVKVSGARTRISTFLAGVFLLVLVVGFGDVVAIIPMAALVAVMIMVSVGTFDWHSIQPATLRRMPRSETVVMLATVAVTVAFENLAIGVVVGVLVAMTLFARRVAHLTETRREVVEHRDGGPTAVYRVTGELFFASSNDLYTQFQYADDPDRVVIDLTDSHIWDASTVASLDAITTKYARKGKTVEIVGLNEASAERHERLTGQLPSS